A window from Drosophila kikkawai strain 14028-0561.14 chromosome 2L, DkikHiC1v2, whole genome shotgun sequence encodes these proteins:
- the Cnot4 gene encoding uncharacterized protein Cnot4 isoform X5, whose protein sequence is MNGLSSNDDAVECPLCMEPLEVDDLTFFPCTCGYQICRFCWHRIRTDENKLCPACRKEYPENPADFKPLTQEEMIAFKSQKRQRDQQRKQKITENRKHLANVRVVQKNLVFVVGLPPRLADADILKKHEYFGKYGKIHKVVINPSTTYAGVQVRVGPSASAYVTYVHNSDALRAIQSVNNIMIDGRLIKTSLGTTKYCSHFMKNQQCPKGDCMYLHELGDPEASFTKEEMHQGKHQEYEKRLHDTLIASSGPNTAGAIPSSSSASSSSSSSGSAAGGGTAGANTTNGGGSANNVQQKEAWPSLSVSPINGREAANANSNSSSKSKREKLRNEKRHEKNKTKNKNSGNGNSNASNKENNVPETRGSTNTETFAEAATAEAPPPPATKAETTHSSSNNRSRKDRAKEQKKSKDTGPAPKQTERVEPRVEGITIQKKQTEATDDSCEDSLPQKRLAATAAAAVAAAAANVERSLSSCSENSEGHVSTESSVSEKSDFQEEKCNSVNSESQPESVQIPEEEEEADNSKEASVESEPNVSSGSTPVASETISSSSPSVAPNSSSQEAGGCLPEEPAEEPLDLEEIGSQVTDALSKLNIFDDAPSFFSSSSFQQAPLIKNKLDLEMRQSHLPDLVNDIDGIQKASNANEWEEAFKNVMLRNTRHVEEQLLQQQHLQQQQQHHHQQVLHQQEEFLRMHELQKRNNFANNISQINGPANDFLSHFQGNSLDLNRAQAHALLQQQLLQQQQQQAGDNLFGGNMSKFFDFHKTQQQSSAHHPYLNGHNTPQMNGNEPQRVAAFMENNRLNSSPFVENGLINSQQQPQKQRLMGMFENLPPNSQSQQNRFTQPSSIVDDDLGFDPFIETQKGLAELMENEVVQQQSINTENAAGPKLPPLQQPQVPPPHHQQHPHHQMVDNMQRARMPPPGFNHVNALGLGGGPSRLQQHTSKMMPFMNMAQQGQHQMPMAANWNHLAAMHQNPGQNVGGGDSQLPHPMAHNKVYNNSDWTTMDPAILSFRQFSSFPQNQIPPHPQQQQDMFLQHLAQQQQQNSQSGFNNQPQQQPQLAMPNMAAMANNLLNGQSQQQPQQQVNANVQGMLEFLKSRQFV, encoded by the exons ATGAACGGCCTGAGCAGTAATGATGACGCCGTCGAGTGTCCCTTGTGCATGGAGCCTCTGGAGGTGGACGATCTGACATTTTTCCCCTGCACCTGCGGCTACCAG ATCTGCCGATTCTGTTGGCATAGAATCCGCACGGATGAGAACAAGCTGTGTCCGGCATGTAGGAAGGAATATCCTGAGAATCCGGCTGACTTTAAGCCGCTAACGCAGGAAGAA ATGATTGCCTTCAAGTCTCAGAAACGCCAGAGGGATCAGCAGCGAAAACAGAAGATCACGGAGAACCGAAAGCACCTGGCAAACGTGCGTGTGGTCCAAAAGAACTTGGTTTTCGTTGTTGGTTTGCCACCGCGACTTGCTGACGCAGAC ATATTAAAGAAACATGAGTATTTTGGTAAATATGGGAAAATTCATAAAGTCGTTATAAATCCAAGTACCACGTATGCCGGGGTCCAGGTAAGAGTT GGTCCATCTGCCTCGGCCTATGTTACATACGTTCACAATTCGGACGCCTTGCGGGCCATTCAGAGCGTCAACAACATTATGATCGACGGGCGACTCATAAAGACCAGCTTGGGAACAACAAAATACTGCAGCCACTTTATGAAGAACCAGCAGTGTCCCAAGGGCGACTGTATGTACTTACACGAGCTGGGGGATCCCGAGGCCAGCTTCACAAAAGAG GAAATGCATCAGGGAAAGCATCAGGAGTATGAGAAGCGACTGCATGATACTCTTATTGCGTCATCTGGACCGAATACAGCAG GCGCAATTCCGTCATCGTCGTCTGCCTCatcctcgtcatcgtcgtcgggATCCGCAGCGGGAGGAGGAACCGCAGGTGCGAATACTACCAACGGAGGAGGATCAGCGAATAATGTTCAGCAAAAGGAGGCGTGGCCCAGCTTATCGGTTTCGCCTATCAATGGAAGGGAGGCGGCGAATGCGAATTCAAATTCCAGTAGCAAAAGTAAAAGGGAAAAGCTGAGAAACGAGAAGCGACACGAAAAGAATAAAACGAAGAATAAGAATAGTGGTAATGGTAATTCCAATGCCTCAAATAAGGAGAACAATGTTCCCGAAACGAGAGGCAGCACAAATACCGAGACATTCGCCGAGGCAGCAACAGCGGAAGCACCGCCGCCCCCTGCTACCAAGGCGGAAACAACGCACAGCTCCAGTAATAATCGATCGAGAAAGGATCGGGCTAAGGAGCAGAAGAAAAGCAAGGATACTGGACCAGCGCCCAAGCAGACGGAGCGAGTGGAGCCAAGAGTAGAGGGTATAACAATACAAAAGAAGCAAACAGAAGCCACGGATGATAGCTGTGAAGATAGTTTACCACAAAAGAGATtagcagcgacagcagcagcagcagtggcagcggcagctgcaaACGTTGAAAGATCTCTCAGCTCGTGTAGCGAAAATAGCGAGGGTCATGTCTCCACAGAGAGTAGTGTAAGTGAAAAGAGTGATTTCCAGGAGGAGAAGTGCAATAGTGTGAATTCGGAGAGCCAGCCAGAAAGTGTACAGATcccggaggaagaggaggaggccGATAATAGCAAAGAGGCTAGCGTCGAGTCCGAGCCGAATGTGTCGTCTGGTTCGACACCAGTGGCTAGCGAGACcattagcagcagcagcccttCTGTTGCGCCAAACAGTAGTAGTCAGGAAGCAGGCGGCTGTTTGCCCGAAGAGCCCGCAGAAGAACCCCTAGATCTGGAGGAGATCGGTAGCCAAGTGACTG ATGCTCTGTCTAAGCTCAACATATTCGATGATGCGCCCAGCTTCTTCTCATCGTCATCATTCCAGCAAGCGCCCTTAATCAAGAATAAGCTAGATTTGGAGATGCGACAGTCTCATTTGCCAGACTTGGTGAACG ATATTGATGGAATTCAAAAGGCATCAAATGCAAATG aatGGGAGGAAGCCTTTAAAAATGTGATGTTACGCAATACGAGGCATGTGGAGGAGcaactgctgcagcagcagcatctgcaacagcagcagcagcatcaccatCAGCAAGTATTGCATCAGCAGGAGGAGTTCCTTCGCATGCACGAGCTACAGAAACGTAACAACTTTGCGAATAATATATCGCAGATCAATGGACCTGCAAATG attttcttAGCCATTTCCAGGGCAATTCTCTTGATTTAAATCGAGCTCAGGCCCATGCTCTCTTACAGCAGCAACTGcttcagcaacagcagcagcaggcaggtgATAATCTGTTTGGCGGCAACATGTCCAAGTTCTTTGATTTCCataaaacacaacaacaatcaTCGGCACACCATCCGTATCTTAATGGACACAACACGCCGCAGATGAATGGCAATGAGCCACAGCGTGTGGCGGCCTTCATGGAGAACAATCGACTGAATTCTTCGCCTTTTGTGGAAAATG GACTTATTAACTCACAACAGCAGCCTCAGAAGCAGAGGCTGATGGGAATGTTTGAAAATCTG CCCCCAAATTCGCAATCTCAACAAAATCGGTTTACTCAGCCTAGCTCTATAGTCGATGATGACTTAG GTTTCGATCCCTTCATTGAGACACAAAAGGGACTCGCTGAACTGATGGAGAATGAAGTTGTGCAACAACAGAGTATTAACACGGAGAACGCCGCCGGTCCTAAGTTGCCGCCGCTACAGCAGCCTCAAGTACCACCGCCccatcatcagcagcatccGCATCATCAGATGGTGGACAATATGCAGAGGGCACGCATGCCCCCGCCGGGCTTTAATCATGTGAATGCTTTGGGCTTGGGCGGAGGGCCGTCTAGGCTCCAGCAGCACACGAGTAAAATGATGCCCTTCATGAATATGGCGCAGCAAGGGCAGCATCAAATGCCGATGGCTGCCAACTGGAATCACCTGGCGGCCATGCACCAAAATCCGGGACAAAACGTGGGCGGTGGGGATTCACAATTACCACATCCAATGGCACATAATAAGG TTTACAACAACAGTGATTGGACAACAATGGATCCGGCAATACTTTCGTTTCGACAGTTTTCATCATTTCCCCAAAACCAGATTCCACCACATcctcaacagcagcaggacaTGTTTTTGCAGCATTTGgctcaacagcagcaacaaaattCCCAAAGTG GTTTCAACAatcagccacagcagcagccacaattGGCAATGCCCAACATGGCAGCGATGGCCAATAACTTGCTAAACGGACAGTCgcaacagcagccacaacaacaggTCAATGCCAATGTTCAGGGCATGCTTGAGTTCTTAAAAAGCCGTCAATTCGTTTAG
- the Cnot4 gene encoding uncharacterized protein Cnot4 isoform X4 produces the protein MNGLSSNDDAVECPLCMEPLEVDDLTFFPCTCGYQICRFCWHRIRTDENKLCPACRKEYPENPADFKPLTQEEMIAFKSQKRQRDQQRKQKITENRKHLANVRVVQKNLVFVVGLPPRLADADILKKHEYFGKYGKIHKVVINPSTTYAGVQGPSASAYVTYVHNSDALRAIQSVNNIMIDGRLIKTSLGTTKYCSHFMKNQQCPKGDCMYLHELGDPEASFTKEEMHQGKHQEYEKRLHDTLIASSGPNTAGIINGAIPSSSSASSSSSSSGSAAGGGTAGANTTNGGGSANNVQQKEAWPSLSVSPINGREAANANSNSSSKSKREKLRNEKRHEKNKTKNKNSGNGNSNASNKENNVPETRGSTNTETFAEAATAEAPPPPATKAETTHSSSNNRSRKDRAKEQKKSKDTGPAPKQTERVEPRVEGITIQKKQTEATDDSCEDSLPQKRLAATAAAAVAAAAANVERSLSSCSENSEGHVSTESSVSEKSDFQEEKCNSVNSESQPESVQIPEEEEEADNSKEASVESEPNVSSGSTPVASETISSSSPSVAPNSSSQEAGGCLPEEPAEEPLDLEEIGSQVTDALSKLNIFDDAPSFFSSSSFQQAPLIKNKLDLEMRQSHLPDLVNDIDGIQKASNANEWEEAFKNVMLRNTRHVEEQLLQQQHLQQQQQHHHQQVLHQQEEFLRMHELQKRNNFANNISQINGPANDFLSHFQGNSLDLNRAQAHALLQQQLLQQQQQQAGDNLFGGNMSKFFDFHKTQQQSSAHHPYLNGHNTPQMNGNEPQRVAAFMENNRLNSSPFVENGLINSQQQPQKQRLMGMFENLPPNSQSQQNRFTQPSSIVDDDLGFDPFIETQKGLAELMENEVVQQQSINTENAAGPKLPPLQQPQVPPPHHQQHPHHQMVDNMQRARMPPPGFNHVNALGLGGGPSRLQQHTSKMMPFMNMAQQGQHQMPMAANWNHLAAMHQNPGQNVGGGDSQLPHPMAHNKVYNNSDWTTMDPAILSFRQFSSFPQNQIPPHPQQQQDMFLQHLAQQQQQNSQSGFNNQPQQQPQLAMPNMAAMANNLLNGQSQQQPQQQVNANVQGMLEFLKSRQFV, from the exons ATGAACGGCCTGAGCAGTAATGATGACGCCGTCGAGTGTCCCTTGTGCATGGAGCCTCTGGAGGTGGACGATCTGACATTTTTCCCCTGCACCTGCGGCTACCAG ATCTGCCGATTCTGTTGGCATAGAATCCGCACGGATGAGAACAAGCTGTGTCCGGCATGTAGGAAGGAATATCCTGAGAATCCGGCTGACTTTAAGCCGCTAACGCAGGAAGAA ATGATTGCCTTCAAGTCTCAGAAACGCCAGAGGGATCAGCAGCGAAAACAGAAGATCACGGAGAACCGAAAGCACCTGGCAAACGTGCGTGTGGTCCAAAAGAACTTGGTTTTCGTTGTTGGTTTGCCACCGCGACTTGCTGACGCAGAC ATATTAAAGAAACATGAGTATTTTGGTAAATATGGGAAAATTCATAAAGTCGTTATAAATCCAAGTACCACGTATGCCGGGGTCCAG GGTCCATCTGCCTCGGCCTATGTTACATACGTTCACAATTCGGACGCCTTGCGGGCCATTCAGAGCGTCAACAACATTATGATCGACGGGCGACTCATAAAGACCAGCTTGGGAACAACAAAATACTGCAGCCACTTTATGAAGAACCAGCAGTGTCCCAAGGGCGACTGTATGTACTTACACGAGCTGGGGGATCCCGAGGCCAGCTTCACAAAAGAG GAAATGCATCAGGGAAAGCATCAGGAGTATGAGAAGCGACTGCATGATACTCTTATTGCGTCATCTGGACCGAATACAGCAGGTATTATAAATG GCGCAATTCCGTCATCGTCGTCTGCCTCatcctcgtcatcgtcgtcgggATCCGCAGCGGGAGGAGGAACCGCAGGTGCGAATACTACCAACGGAGGAGGATCAGCGAATAATGTTCAGCAAAAGGAGGCGTGGCCCAGCTTATCGGTTTCGCCTATCAATGGAAGGGAGGCGGCGAATGCGAATTCAAATTCCAGTAGCAAAAGTAAAAGGGAAAAGCTGAGAAACGAGAAGCGACACGAAAAGAATAAAACGAAGAATAAGAATAGTGGTAATGGTAATTCCAATGCCTCAAATAAGGAGAACAATGTTCCCGAAACGAGAGGCAGCACAAATACCGAGACATTCGCCGAGGCAGCAACAGCGGAAGCACCGCCGCCCCCTGCTACCAAGGCGGAAACAACGCACAGCTCCAGTAATAATCGATCGAGAAAGGATCGGGCTAAGGAGCAGAAGAAAAGCAAGGATACTGGACCAGCGCCCAAGCAGACGGAGCGAGTGGAGCCAAGAGTAGAGGGTATAACAATACAAAAGAAGCAAACAGAAGCCACGGATGATAGCTGTGAAGATAGTTTACCACAAAAGAGATtagcagcgacagcagcagcagcagtggcagcggcagctgcaaACGTTGAAAGATCTCTCAGCTCGTGTAGCGAAAATAGCGAGGGTCATGTCTCCACAGAGAGTAGTGTAAGTGAAAAGAGTGATTTCCAGGAGGAGAAGTGCAATAGTGTGAATTCGGAGAGCCAGCCAGAAAGTGTACAGATcccggaggaagaggaggaggccGATAATAGCAAAGAGGCTAGCGTCGAGTCCGAGCCGAATGTGTCGTCTGGTTCGACACCAGTGGCTAGCGAGACcattagcagcagcagcccttCTGTTGCGCCAAACAGTAGTAGTCAGGAAGCAGGCGGCTGTTTGCCCGAAGAGCCCGCAGAAGAACCCCTAGATCTGGAGGAGATCGGTAGCCAAGTGACTG ATGCTCTGTCTAAGCTCAACATATTCGATGATGCGCCCAGCTTCTTCTCATCGTCATCATTCCAGCAAGCGCCCTTAATCAAGAATAAGCTAGATTTGGAGATGCGACAGTCTCATTTGCCAGACTTGGTGAACG ATATTGATGGAATTCAAAAGGCATCAAATGCAAATG aatGGGAGGAAGCCTTTAAAAATGTGATGTTACGCAATACGAGGCATGTGGAGGAGcaactgctgcagcagcagcatctgcaacagcagcagcagcatcaccatCAGCAAGTATTGCATCAGCAGGAGGAGTTCCTTCGCATGCACGAGCTACAGAAACGTAACAACTTTGCGAATAATATATCGCAGATCAATGGACCTGCAAATG attttcttAGCCATTTCCAGGGCAATTCTCTTGATTTAAATCGAGCTCAGGCCCATGCTCTCTTACAGCAGCAACTGcttcagcaacagcagcagcaggcaggtgATAATCTGTTTGGCGGCAACATGTCCAAGTTCTTTGATTTCCataaaacacaacaacaatcaTCGGCACACCATCCGTATCTTAATGGACACAACACGCCGCAGATGAATGGCAATGAGCCACAGCGTGTGGCGGCCTTCATGGAGAACAATCGACTGAATTCTTCGCCTTTTGTGGAAAATG GACTTATTAACTCACAACAGCAGCCTCAGAAGCAGAGGCTGATGGGAATGTTTGAAAATCTG CCCCCAAATTCGCAATCTCAACAAAATCGGTTTACTCAGCCTAGCTCTATAGTCGATGATGACTTAG GTTTCGATCCCTTCATTGAGACACAAAAGGGACTCGCTGAACTGATGGAGAATGAAGTTGTGCAACAACAGAGTATTAACACGGAGAACGCCGCCGGTCCTAAGTTGCCGCCGCTACAGCAGCCTCAAGTACCACCGCCccatcatcagcagcatccGCATCATCAGATGGTGGACAATATGCAGAGGGCACGCATGCCCCCGCCGGGCTTTAATCATGTGAATGCTTTGGGCTTGGGCGGAGGGCCGTCTAGGCTCCAGCAGCACACGAGTAAAATGATGCCCTTCATGAATATGGCGCAGCAAGGGCAGCATCAAATGCCGATGGCTGCCAACTGGAATCACCTGGCGGCCATGCACCAAAATCCGGGACAAAACGTGGGCGGTGGGGATTCACAATTACCACATCCAATGGCACATAATAAGG TTTACAACAACAGTGATTGGACAACAATGGATCCGGCAATACTTTCGTTTCGACAGTTTTCATCATTTCCCCAAAACCAGATTCCACCACATcctcaacagcagcaggacaTGTTTTTGCAGCATTTGgctcaacagcagcaacaaaattCCCAAAGTG GTTTCAACAatcagccacagcagcagccacaattGGCAATGCCCAACATGGCAGCGATGGCCAATAACTTGCTAAACGGACAGTCgcaacagcagccacaacaacaggTCAATGCCAATGTTCAGGGCATGCTTGAGTTCTTAAAAAGCCGTCAATTCGTTTAG
- the Cnot4 gene encoding uncharacterized protein Cnot4 isoform X3, with translation MNGLSSNDDAVECPLCMEPLEVDDLTFFPCTCGYQICRFCWHRIRTDENKLCPACRKEYPENPADFKPLTQEEMIAFKSQKRQRDQQRKQKITENRKHLANVRVVQKNLVFVVGLPPRLADADILKKHEYFGKYGKIHKVVINPSTTYAGVQVRVGPSASAYVTYVHNSDALRAIQSVNNIMIDGRLIKTSLGTTKYCSHFMKNQQCPKGDCMYLHELGDPEASFTKEEMHQGKHQEYEKRLHDTLIASSGPNTAGIINGAIPSSSSASSSSSSSGSAAGGGTAGANTTNGGGSANNVQQKEAWPSLSVSPINGREAANANSNSSSKSKREKLRNEKRHEKNKTKNKNSGNGNSNASNKENNVPETRGSTNTETFAEAATAEAPPPPATKAETTHSSSNNRSRKDRAKEQKKSKDTGPAPKQTERVEPRVEGITIQKKQTEATDDSCEDSLPQKRLAATAAAAVAAAAANVERSLSSCSENSEGHVSTESSVSEKSDFQEEKCNSVNSESQPESVQIPEEEEEADNSKEASVESEPNVSSGSTPVASETISSSSPSVAPNSSSQEAGGCLPEEPAEEPLDLEEIGSQVTDALSKLNIFDDAPSFFSSSSFQQAPLIKNKLDLEMRQSHLPDLVNDIDGIQKASNANEWEEAFKNVMLRNTRHVEEQLLQQQHLQQQQQHHHQQVLHQQEEFLRMHELQKRNNFANNISQINGPANDFLSHFQGNSLDLNRAQAHALLQQQLLQQQQQQAGDNLFGGNMSKFFDFHKTQQQSSAHHPYLNGHNTPQMNGNEPQRVAAFMENNRLNSSPFVENGLINSQQQPQKQRLMGMFENLPPNSQSQQNRFTQPSSIVDDDLGFDPFIETQKGLAELMENEVVQQQSINTENAAGPKLPPLQQPQVPPPHHQQHPHHQMVDNMQRARMPPPGFNHVNALGLGGGPSRLQQHTSKMMPFMNMAQQGQHQMPMAANWNHLAAMHQNPGQNVGGGDSQLPHPMAHNKVYNNSDWTTMDPAILSFRQFSSFPQNQIPPHPQQQQDMFLQHLAQQQQQNSQSGFNNQPQQQPQLAMPNMAAMANNLLNGQSQQQPQQQVNANVQGMLEFLKSRQFV, from the exons ATGAACGGCCTGAGCAGTAATGATGACGCCGTCGAGTGTCCCTTGTGCATGGAGCCTCTGGAGGTGGACGATCTGACATTTTTCCCCTGCACCTGCGGCTACCAG ATCTGCCGATTCTGTTGGCATAGAATCCGCACGGATGAGAACAAGCTGTGTCCGGCATGTAGGAAGGAATATCCTGAGAATCCGGCTGACTTTAAGCCGCTAACGCAGGAAGAA ATGATTGCCTTCAAGTCTCAGAAACGCCAGAGGGATCAGCAGCGAAAACAGAAGATCACGGAGAACCGAAAGCACCTGGCAAACGTGCGTGTGGTCCAAAAGAACTTGGTTTTCGTTGTTGGTTTGCCACCGCGACTTGCTGACGCAGAC ATATTAAAGAAACATGAGTATTTTGGTAAATATGGGAAAATTCATAAAGTCGTTATAAATCCAAGTACCACGTATGCCGGGGTCCAGGTAAGAGTT GGTCCATCTGCCTCGGCCTATGTTACATACGTTCACAATTCGGACGCCTTGCGGGCCATTCAGAGCGTCAACAACATTATGATCGACGGGCGACTCATAAAGACCAGCTTGGGAACAACAAAATACTGCAGCCACTTTATGAAGAACCAGCAGTGTCCCAAGGGCGACTGTATGTACTTACACGAGCTGGGGGATCCCGAGGCCAGCTTCACAAAAGAG GAAATGCATCAGGGAAAGCATCAGGAGTATGAGAAGCGACTGCATGATACTCTTATTGCGTCATCTGGACCGAATACAGCAGGTATTATAAATG GCGCAATTCCGTCATCGTCGTCTGCCTCatcctcgtcatcgtcgtcgggATCCGCAGCGGGAGGAGGAACCGCAGGTGCGAATACTACCAACGGAGGAGGATCAGCGAATAATGTTCAGCAAAAGGAGGCGTGGCCCAGCTTATCGGTTTCGCCTATCAATGGAAGGGAGGCGGCGAATGCGAATTCAAATTCCAGTAGCAAAAGTAAAAGGGAAAAGCTGAGAAACGAGAAGCGACACGAAAAGAATAAAACGAAGAATAAGAATAGTGGTAATGGTAATTCCAATGCCTCAAATAAGGAGAACAATGTTCCCGAAACGAGAGGCAGCACAAATACCGAGACATTCGCCGAGGCAGCAACAGCGGAAGCACCGCCGCCCCCTGCTACCAAGGCGGAAACAACGCACAGCTCCAGTAATAATCGATCGAGAAAGGATCGGGCTAAGGAGCAGAAGAAAAGCAAGGATACTGGACCAGCGCCCAAGCAGACGGAGCGAGTGGAGCCAAGAGTAGAGGGTATAACAATACAAAAGAAGCAAACAGAAGCCACGGATGATAGCTGTGAAGATAGTTTACCACAAAAGAGATtagcagcgacagcagcagcagcagtggcagcggcagctgcaaACGTTGAAAGATCTCTCAGCTCGTGTAGCGAAAATAGCGAGGGTCATGTCTCCACAGAGAGTAGTGTAAGTGAAAAGAGTGATTTCCAGGAGGAGAAGTGCAATAGTGTGAATTCGGAGAGCCAGCCAGAAAGTGTACAGATcccggaggaagaggaggaggccGATAATAGCAAAGAGGCTAGCGTCGAGTCCGAGCCGAATGTGTCGTCTGGTTCGACACCAGTGGCTAGCGAGACcattagcagcagcagcccttCTGTTGCGCCAAACAGTAGTAGTCAGGAAGCAGGCGGCTGTTTGCCCGAAGAGCCCGCAGAAGAACCCCTAGATCTGGAGGAGATCGGTAGCCAAGTGACTG ATGCTCTGTCTAAGCTCAACATATTCGATGATGCGCCCAGCTTCTTCTCATCGTCATCATTCCAGCAAGCGCCCTTAATCAAGAATAAGCTAGATTTGGAGATGCGACAGTCTCATTTGCCAGACTTGGTGAACG ATATTGATGGAATTCAAAAGGCATCAAATGCAAATG aatGGGAGGAAGCCTTTAAAAATGTGATGTTACGCAATACGAGGCATGTGGAGGAGcaactgctgcagcagcagcatctgcaacagcagcagcagcatcaccatCAGCAAGTATTGCATCAGCAGGAGGAGTTCCTTCGCATGCACGAGCTACAGAAACGTAACAACTTTGCGAATAATATATCGCAGATCAATGGACCTGCAAATG attttcttAGCCATTTCCAGGGCAATTCTCTTGATTTAAATCGAGCTCAGGCCCATGCTCTCTTACAGCAGCAACTGcttcagcaacagcagcagcaggcaggtgATAATCTGTTTGGCGGCAACATGTCCAAGTTCTTTGATTTCCataaaacacaacaacaatcaTCGGCACACCATCCGTATCTTAATGGACACAACACGCCGCAGATGAATGGCAATGAGCCACAGCGTGTGGCGGCCTTCATGGAGAACAATCGACTGAATTCTTCGCCTTTTGTGGAAAATG GACTTATTAACTCACAACAGCAGCCTCAGAAGCAGAGGCTGATGGGAATGTTTGAAAATCTG CCCCCAAATTCGCAATCTCAACAAAATCGGTTTACTCAGCCTAGCTCTATAGTCGATGATGACTTAG GTTTCGATCCCTTCATTGAGACACAAAAGGGACTCGCTGAACTGATGGAGAATGAAGTTGTGCAACAACAGAGTATTAACACGGAGAACGCCGCCGGTCCTAAGTTGCCGCCGCTACAGCAGCCTCAAGTACCACCGCCccatcatcagcagcatccGCATCATCAGATGGTGGACAATATGCAGAGGGCACGCATGCCCCCGCCGGGCTTTAATCATGTGAATGCTTTGGGCTTGGGCGGAGGGCCGTCTAGGCTCCAGCAGCACACGAGTAAAATGATGCCCTTCATGAATATGGCGCAGCAAGGGCAGCATCAAATGCCGATGGCTGCCAACTGGAATCACCTGGCGGCCATGCACCAAAATCCGGGACAAAACGTGGGCGGTGGGGATTCACAATTACCACATCCAATGGCACATAATAAGG TTTACAACAACAGTGATTGGACAACAATGGATCCGGCAATACTTTCGTTTCGACAGTTTTCATCATTTCCCCAAAACCAGATTCCACCACATcctcaacagcagcaggacaTGTTTTTGCAGCATTTGgctcaacagcagcaacaaaattCCCAAAGTG GTTTCAACAatcagccacagcagcagccacaattGGCAATGCCCAACATGGCAGCGATGGCCAATAACTTGCTAAACGGACAGTCgcaacagcagccacaacaacaggTCAATGCCAATGTTCAGGGCATGCTTGAGTTCTTAAAAAGCCGTCAATTCGTTTAG